CGAGAAGAAGCATCAGGAAATATGAAGAGTTAAAAGTTCCAGATGAATTAATACAGAAACTCTTATCTTCTGCCATGCAGGCTCCATCTGCTGGAAATCAACAACCATGGCACTTTATTGTCATAACAGACAAAAATATCCTTCAACAATGTTCTAAAATACATGTAAATGCGCCGATGGCAAAGGATGCAGCATTAGCAATTCTTGTTTGCGGCGATGTTGTTCTTGAAAGGCATAAGGATTATTGGCCCCAAGATTGCTCTGCTGCTATTCAAAACGTGCTTTTGGCTGCACATGATATGGGGTTCGGGGCTGTTTGGTGTGGTGTTTATCCTAGAAAGGAAAGGGTTGATGGCTTTAAAAAGTTTTTTAATTTGCCAGAAAATGTAATTCCATTTGCTCTCATTCCTATAGGATATCCTGCGGAAAAGAAATCTCCGGATAATAGATTTAAAGAGGATAGAGTGCATTATAATAAGTGGTAAGGGCAATGCAGGGAAATAAGGCTTTCTATGAAAATAAGGAGGACAAAAAATGAGCCAACAAATATGTCAAAGCTGCGGAATGCCAATGCAAAAAGATGAGAATTTTGGAACTAATCAGGATGGAAGTAAAAGTTTGGAATATTGCCAATTTTGTTTTAAAAACGGAAAGTTTGCAGATGAAGGAATTACTATGGAACAAAAGATTGCAAAAAACATAGAAATCGCCCAAAAAATGGGAATGCTGGAAGAAAAAGCAATAGAACTGGCTAATTCCACAATTCCTAAGCTTAAAAGATGGCAATAAAAAGGAATATCCTTTGAAAATATTTTTTTATGTTGCAGGCATTCTCTTTTTATTTATAATTGGAGGGGTTGCAATGCTGTTTAATCTTTTTAAAATAGATAAAGTTGAACCTCAAATAACAACACTAAAAGAGCCTACCTATATTGTCGGGATTTCTGTCTGCACAAACGATAAA
This candidate division WOR-1 bacterium RIFOXYB2_FULL_36_35 DNA region includes the following protein-coding sequences:
- a CDS encoding NADH dehydrogenase — its product is METFEAIKTRRSIRKYEELKVPDELIQKLLSSAMQAPSAGNQQPWHFIVITDKNILQQCSKIHVNAPMAKDAALAILVCGDVVLERHKDYWPQDCSAAIQNVLLAAHDMGFGAVWCGVYPRKERVDGFKKFFNLPENVIPFALIPIGYPAEKKSPDNRFKEDRVHYNKW